In Humulus lupulus chromosome 7, drHumLupu1.1, whole genome shotgun sequence, the following are encoded in one genomic region:
- the LOC133792087 gene encoding secreted RxLR effector protein 161-like: MSTTVKLSKDEYGVKVDPTLYRSMISSLLYLTASRPDICFSVGVCPRYQGNPMESHITVVKRIIRYVNSTLDFGIWFSKDTNSNLVCFSDADWASNADNRKSTSGGCFYLRNNLVSGHSKKQNSISLSTAEAEYIAAGSCCTQLLWMKQMMVVGCDRQRTALELAAPGVKKVLAVLELVGAWV, from the exons ATGAGTACAACAGTAAAATTATCCAAAGATGAATATGGAGTAAAGGTAGATCCAACACTTTATAGAAGTATGATTAGTAGTTTGCTTTATCTTACTGCTAGTCGTCCTGATATTTGTTTTAGTGTTGGTGTGTGTCCTCGTTatcaaggaaatcccatggaatCTCATATTACTGTTGTGAAAAGAATCATTCGCTATGTAAATAGCActcttgattttgggatttggtttTCCAAGGACACGAATTCTAACTTggtttgttttagtgatgctgactGGGCAAGTAATGCTGATAATcgaaaaagcactagtggaggatgtttctaTCTGAGAAACAATCTTGTTTCAGGGCACAGcaaaaaacaaaactcaatttctctgtcaACTGCagaagctgagtacattgctgcgGGTAGTTGCTGTACCCAACtgttatggatgaaacaaatgatg GTGGTTGGGTGTGACAGACAAAGGACTGCACTGGAACTTGCGGCGCCAGGTGTGAAGAAGGTGCTTGCAGTGTTGGAGCTTGTCGGTGCTTGGGTGTGA